tttgaaaataaaaaaaacttagtATTGTCTCTacttttgtttattaaaatttgttGTAATCGAATATTACAACTCCTCTCCATTTATagtttaatatataaaatatttatcttCTGATTTAGATATAGATTTAATATTTTTGCTATGATTTGTAGGGTAAAAAACTCAAATAAAGTAAGCTGAGAAGTTTATTACCCAAATCAgccaaaacaaaaaatttttcaGCAATCCACCAATGACCATTTAaatataattcgaatcatattgattcgaacTACAAATGCATGTAATTCGAAACAACTTGCTTCGAATTACGTTTGAATAGATatgtatgtaattcgaatcaagtagATTCGAATTAGAGAAGGGTAAATCGAATTGACTCGATTCGAATTAGTAGGCTCACGTGACTCTATGGAGTTCGAAtaatattgattcgaattattcaATGTTGGTGACACTAGGTAGTTCGAACtaagttgattcgaattattaGTGAGTTGCCTATATAATGCTACGTTAGTTGGATAtatatcaaaaaaaaattttcacattCTTACTTGGATAGTTGGATATATATCTTATATATCTTACAAAAGATATTTACGTAAATATCTTTTGTATCAACTATAAGATATATATCCAACTATCCAAGTaagaatatgaaaaaaaaaattgatatatatCCAACTAACGTGGCATTATATAGGCAACTcactagtaattcgaatcaacttaaTTCGAACTACCTAGTGTCACCAACATtgaataattcgaatcaatatgattcgaactCCATAGAATCACATGAGCCTACTAATTCGAATCGAGTCAATTCGATTTACCCTTCTCTAATTCGAATctacttgattcgaattacatgcataTCCATTCAAACGTAATTCGAAGCAAGTTATTTCGAATTACAAGTATTTGTagttcgaatcatattgattcgaattatatataaaTGGCCATTGGTAGATTGttgaaataaattttgttttGGCTGATTTGGGTAATAAACTTTTCAGCTTGGTTTATTTGGGTTTTTTACCCTGATTTGTAAGTGTCATATGACGTTGATTTGTAAGTGTCATATGACGTTTTTGTGTATGAAGATTgttcttctttaaaaaaaatgataaattaaatttaaaaaaaatatatattaatgacATTTAACGATATACAAAATTTATACATTTAATATCTTAAAAaaatagtcacaaaaaaaatatcttaaaaaaataaaaataaaaatattaaataNNNNNNNNNNNNNNNNNNNNNNNNNNNNNNNNNNNNNNNNNNNNNNNNNNNNNNNNNNNNNNNNNNNNNNNNNNNNNNNNNNNNNNNNNNNNNNNNNNNNNNNNNNNNNNNNNNNNNNNNNNNNNNNNNNNNNNNNNNNNNNNNNNNNNNNNNNNNNNNNNNNNNNNNNNNNNNNNNNNNNNNNNNNNNNNNNNNNNNNNNNNNNNNNNNNNNNNNNNNNNNNNNNNNNNNNNNNNNNNNNNNNNNNNNNNNNNNNNNNNNNNNNNNNNNNNNNNNNNNNNNNNNNNNNNNNNNNNNNNNNNNNNNNNNNNNNNNNNNNNNNNNNNNNNNNNNNNNNNNNNNNNNNNNNNNNNNNNNNNNNNNNNNNNNNNNNNNNNNNNNNNNNNNNNNNNNNNNNNNNNNNNNNNNNNNNNNNNNNNNNNNNNNNNNNNNNNNNNNNNNNNNNNNNNNNNNNNNNNNNNNNNNNNNNNNNNNNNNNNNNNNNNNNNNNNNNNNNNNNNNNNNNNNNNNNNNNNNNNNNNNNNNNNNNNNNNNNNNNNNNNNNNNNNNNNNNNNNNNNNNNNNNNNNNNNNNNNNNNNNNNNNNNNNNNNNNNNNNNNNNNNNNNNNNNNNNNNNNNNNNNNNNNNNNNNNNNNNNNNNNNNNNNNNNNNNNNNNNNNNNNNNNNNNNNNNNNNNNNNNNNNNNNNNNNNNNNNNNNNNNNNNNNNNNNNNNNNNNNNNNNNNNNNNNNNNNNNNNNNNNNNNNNNNNNNNNNNNNNNNNNNNNNNNNNNNNNNNNNNNNNNNNNNNNNNNNNNNNNNNNNNNNNNNNNNNNNNNNNNNNNNNNNNNNNNNNNNNNNNNNNNNNNNNNNNNNNNNNNNNNNNNNNNNNNNNNNNNNNNNNNNNNNNNNNNNNNNNNNNNNNNNNNNNNNNNNNNNNNNGGCAATGGGTCCAGTATTCGAATCTTCAGTGATCCTTGACTTGCTCCTCCACATCCTTATGTTGTTTCTTCATCTGAAACTTCCAATCTACAAAATCAACCATTATTGATAGTCAAAGACTTAATACTTTCTAATGGTCAGTAGAATCAAACTCTAATTAGAAGTATTTTTTTCGAGGGTACTAGTTAGCGTGTGCTAGCAACAACAATTAGGGGTGGAGAAGATAAAATTTATTGGACCCTTAATAAAAGTGGTTTGTGTGAAGTGAGTACTGGGTACCGTGTGGCTTATGGGTTCTCGTATCCTCCCATTGAATTTTGCCCAGAGATTATGAGACAACGAAATTTGTGGTGAGAACTGTGGAAGCTGAAAATCCTAAGGAAGATTAAGATTTTTCTCTAGAGGGGCTTCCATAAAAAGCTTCCAGTGCTACAAAAGCTTCATCATCGCATCCCGTTGATTCAACCTATCTGTCGAAGATGCCTACAATTTCCAGAAACAATCAATCATTGCATCTTTTATTGTgtaaaatcaaaagaaatttGGTCAAAAATGAGTTTATCAGACTAGAAAGAGCACCGAAGACTCTAATTTCTATGTTGAGTGGAACTTGAGAATGGAAGTCTTGCGTACCCAATCCAATAGCTCCTATTAGAGAATGATAATGGTGATTTTGAGCTTGTCCTTATGGAAGGCTAAGAATATGTTCATTATTGATAATGTATCAACTAGTGTAGAAGAGATAATGGTGTTGGTTTTAAAATTACAGAAAGAACTTCAAAAATTTCTACTTTCTAATTGATgaatattttacttttttatcTCTCTTATTANNNNNNNNNNNNNNNNNNNNNNNNNNNNNNNNNNNNNNNNNNNNNNNNNNNNNNNNNNNNNNNNNNNNNNNNNNNNNNNNNNNNNNNNNNNNcttttataaaaaataatattagttaaactaaaaaaaaaagtataataaaTTACGAGAAAGAAGGAAATCAAAGTGGCACTCATGTCAATTTAACCAATTGGAATTGCTCTCAGTACAAAACAAAATAACTGTTGGCTTCACTGATTTGCGCAGCCCACGTGTGACGTAACCAGTATTTTTCTGCTTCAGAAAATGATGCGTTTGCTTCCTCAATAATGTGTTAACGTTCGATGAGACATTCTAAATTGGTATTTCAAGAatacaataataaattaaattaattattttgttactTAAACGATGATATTATCATTTAATAATTGTAGTAGTCAGTCTCAGTTTAGTTCACAGTTATAttttttagagattaatttaaGATGTATCGCCTTTCAAAAACAACATTAAACATTATTCACTATCAATTCAACAAATAATTATTGAACATtattttaaagtaaaaattttaTATACAGTTTTNNNNNNNNNNNNNNNNNNNNNNNNNNNNNNNNNNNNNNNNNNNNNNNNNNNNNNNNNNNNNNNNNNNNNNNNNNNNNNNNNNNNNNNNNNNNNNNNNNNNNNNNNNNNNNNNNNNNNNNNNNNNNNNNNNNNNNNNNNNNNNNNNNNNNNNNNNNNNNNNNNNNNNNNNNNNNNNNNNNNNNNNNNNNNNNNNNNNNNNNNNNNNNNNNNNNNNNNNNNNNNNNNNNNNNNNNNNNNNNNNNNNNNNNNNNNNNNNNNNNNNNNNNNNNNNaaataaaattaatattaaattatttaataattattaactattaactTCACGTAAAAATTACTGTATTATATTTTACCCTTCCTCTGAATGCATGGTAGCAATTATTCCTGAAAGGGGATGTAACACTTTCCTCGTGTTTTTCTCACTGTCACTTTCTTAGAAAATTTTCTCCACAACATGATCATAGTAAGGGATTACAATGATGTTATAAGGACTTGTTCCGGATATTGTTGCCCTCACTTTTATCGCCCTAAAATGAAACATACCCCTCCATATGACAACTATAaaagaattaattaaatataaaagaaaaactcTGCTTCCTTAGCTAGACATCAGTAATGAGGGATTATATAAATAAAGGGTACGCACATTTTCTCCAAATTTAGCGAGAATTGAATAAATTTGGTTATATACATAACATAAGAAGTAAAATTAGGAAGATTGGGGAACAGTAAGTTGGACTAGTTGTTGTTGTTATAAAAGAGCATGCGCCAACACATTAACTAGTAACTAAACTATaccctttttctttctcttcattcTCTGTTTCCTCTTTCCTCTTCTTTTCAGAATTCATGATCCTTTTCAATTCAATGGAGGACCTCAAACAGTCTCTTCTATATACCACTCTGGAGCTTCAACAAACTAGAGCTGCAGTCCACGAGGAACTCAAGAAGAGAGATGAACAACTCCTCATCCTCAAGGATCTGCTCAACAAGACCATAAGAGAAAGAGATGAAGCCAATGACAAATGccagagacttctcttggagaagcttcttcttcagcaacAGAATAATCCTGTCTCTGGAATCTCAAGCATTGAAGATGACCACAgaagaaacaacaacaacaacaacaacatcaacaccACCTCATCAGACTGTGAAGAAAGCATTGTGTCATCACCAGTGATTGAGCACCACTTGTCAGCAACAGAATCTGCCATGATTGAAGCAGTGACACCAACAGGGCCACTTCCAGAAAAGGGTAAGCTGTTGCAGGCAGTCATGAAAGCAGGTCCTCTGCTTCAAACCCTGCTTCTTGCAGGCCCACTCCCTCAATGGAGACACCCTCCACCGCCCCTTGAGTCCTTTGAGATTCCACCTGTCACTATTCCTTCACCACCACTACTCCATCAAGAtgttaacaacaacaacaacaacagcagaaAAAGAGAATTTTGTGATGCCTCTGAGTCTTCTCCAATTGAGACCAAGTACCAAAGGGTTGCACTTCACTGACTTATAGTCAGCCTTAAATTATTACATATATAGATTTTGCAGGTTCTTAGAGTTCTAAAGTTAGAGACTTTTTTTGAGTAGCAGCAAGCAACTCAAAATTCATCTACTTATCTGTACAGAGGTTTCAGGATTTTAAGTTAACTGGTTCAGGAAAGTGCTTGATTCAGGGTTTTACTGAATTAAGcccttcatttttcttttgaGATTGTAATGAATGGTGGAGTGGTTGGATTGGAAGTTGAGTGTGTTACTGTTACTGCTACCAACAAACAATACCAAAGGGAAGCTCTTTCAGCCTCTTCTTGTCGCCTTTGGGGGACCCAACAAAAAATTAATTGGGTTAATTAGATTCTGTTACCGGTGTGAATGTACCTTTTAATTTGTTAGGGAACTTATGACTATGCATTATGCATCCCTAGCTAATTATTATGATTTTAGTTATCAAAAATATTTATATAGATTTCTGATTTCCCTCACCTTTTTTGTTCTGTTACTATTTACTAAGACTAACTAACATTTTTTCTTGGTATCTGCTCCCACTAAGAGTGCGCCAA
The DNA window shown above is from Arachis ipaensis cultivar K30076 chromosome B08, Araip1.1, whole genome shotgun sequence and carries:
- the LOC107614336 gene encoding uncharacterized protein LOC107614336, producing the protein MILFNSMEDLKQSLLYTTLELQQTRAAVHEELKKRDEQLLILKDLLNKTIRERDEANDKCQRLLLEKLLLQQQNNPVSGISSIEDDHRRNNNNNNNINTTSSDCEESIVSSPVIEHHLSATESAMIEAVTPTGPLPEKGKLLQAVMKAGPLLQTLLLAGPLPQWRHPPPPLESFEIPPVTIPSPPLLHQDVNNNNNNSRKREFCDASESSPIETKYQRVALH